The following are from one region of the Acidobacteriota bacterium genome:
- a CDS encoding sigma-70 family RNA polymerase sigma factor — MSAGLKVLDGDVEPTISSLIGAVERGDRTASERLFGVLYAELHRTAKRELARRSGAVSLSATTLLHEAYLAMSSRGDPKFPDELRFMGYAARVMRRLIIDHVRERHAQKRGGMFEITSLDTDALENAVNHVQLTEISEALDELGKIEPALAEIIDLKFFCGLSFGEIAAMRDVSERTVQRNWERARLYLHRKLRSDLLV, encoded by the coding sequence TTGTCCGCAGGTTTGAAAGTGCTTGACGGGGATGTGGAACCTACCATTTCGTCGCTGATCGGGGCGGTCGAGCGAGGGGATCGGACCGCTTCCGAGCGGCTTTTTGGGGTCCTTTATGCTGAGTTGCACCGTACCGCCAAGCGTGAACTCGCTCGCCGGAGTGGGGCGGTAAGCCTCAGTGCGACCACGTTGCTGCACGAAGCCTACCTGGCGATGTCTTCCCGCGGCGATCCCAAGTTCCCCGACGAGCTTCGTTTCATGGGCTACGCTGCCCGCGTGATGCGGAGACTCATCATCGACCACGTCCGGGAGCGGCATGCCCAAAAACGGGGCGGCATGTTCGAAATCACTTCGCTGGACACCGATGCCCTCGAGAACGCAGTCAACCACGTTCAACTCACCGAAATCAGTGAGGCTCTGGACGAGCTAGGCAAAATCGAGCCTGCGCTTGCCGAGATCATCGACCTGAAGTTTTTCTGCGGCCTTTCTTTTGGCGAGATTGCCGCCATGCGGGATGTATCCGAACGCACGGTACAGCGAAATTGGGAGAGGGCACGACTCTACCTCCACCGCAAACTTCGCTCTGATCTATTGGTCTGA
- a CDS encoding DmsE family decaheme c-type cytochrome codes for MRKTRFQHTVALITTLLVAVILAMPGAAASGQTGKDKNKGKQSEYQPVTDPSQYVGAEVCKTCHEDTPTKGFYKNFEESRHFVTTLDTKKGPEWHGCESCHGPGKEHVDGGGDKAKIFAFKDASAKEISARCLTCHDYGEEHSNFARSAHLQNNVSCIDCHSPHHAKEGQFLMKEKAPQLCYGCHQEVKQQFNRPFRHKVNEGLVQCNDCHNPHGGFLNRALRATSAQDTGCFKCHSDKAGPFVYEHAAVKVEGCVGCHTPHGSSNPRLLNRAHVNLLCLDCHSFSADEGSPAIPTFHNQAQKYQACTLCHTAIHGSNSSQVFFTP; via the coding sequence ATGCGAAAGACGCGATTTCAGCATACGGTCGCACTCATAACTACGCTCCTCGTGGCCGTCATTTTGGCCATGCCGGGCGCTGCCGCCAGCGGGCAGACAGGCAAAGACAAAAATAAGGGCAAGCAGTCCGAGTATCAACCTGTGACCGACCCCTCACAATATGTGGGCGCGGAAGTCTGCAAGACCTGCCATGAGGACACGCCCACCAAGGGCTTCTATAAGAACTTCGAGGAATCCCGCCATTTTGTTACGACTCTCGATACGAAAAAGGGTCCGGAGTGGCATGGATGCGAGTCCTGCCATGGGCCGGGCAAGGAACACGTCGATGGCGGCGGGGATAAGGCGAAGATCTTCGCCTTCAAGGATGCGTCCGCGAAAGAAATCAGCGCGCGCTGTCTGACCTGCCATGACTATGGGGAAGAGCACAGTAATTTCGCGCGCTCGGCGCACCTGCAGAACAATGTGAGTTGCATCGATTGCCATTCTCCGCATCACGCTAAAGAAGGACAGTTCCTGATGAAGGAGAAGGCGCCGCAACTGTGCTACGGCTGCCATCAGGAAGTGAAACAGCAGTTCAACCGTCCGTTCCGCCACAAAGTAAACGAAGGGTTGGTGCAGTGCAATGACTGCCACAATCCACATGGCGGCTTCCTGAATCGCGCGTTGCGGGCCACGTCCGCGCAGGACACGGGTTGCTTCAAATGCCACAGTGACAAGGCCGGGCCATTTGTCTACGAGCATGCGGCGGTAAAGGTTGAAGGCTGCGTGGGCTGCCACACGCCGCACGGGTCATCGAACCCGCGACTGCTGAACCGCGCTCATGTGAATTTGCTTTGTCTGGATTGTCACTCGTTCTCGGCGGACGAGGGATCGCCGGCGATTCCGACGTTCCACAACCAGGCGCAGAAATATCAGGCATGCACGTTGTGCCACACGGCCATTCATGGATCGAACAGCAGTCAGGTGTTCTTCACTCCGTAG
- a CDS encoding nuclear transport factor 2 family protein, whose protein sequence is MKWILGSILVLACAMVADAQAPVRDAKAEKSMLIALENAWNQAQIHRDGEALSRLIADKFVYTDWDGTLLNKAQFITGSKDPSVDTTLVANNDVDVHFYPGFAIVTGAYHAKGTNRGKPFDHYGRFTDTWISSDGQWQCVASHTNLTKKPAAR, encoded by the coding sequence ATGAAGTGGATTCTGGGCAGTATTCTCGTGCTGGCTTGCGCGATGGTCGCCGATGCGCAGGCGCCGGTCCGCGACGCCAAGGCGGAAAAGAGTATGCTCATCGCGCTCGAAAACGCCTGGAACCAGGCCCAAATCCATCGCGATGGCGAAGCGCTCAGCCGGTTGATCGCAGACAAATTCGTCTATACCGACTGGGACGGCACGCTCCTGAACAAAGCGCAGTTCATCACCGGCAGTAAGGATCCGTCGGTGGACACGACTTTGGTCGCGAACAATGATGTGGACGTGCATTTTTATCCCGGATTTGCGATTGTTACCGGGGCCTATCACGCCAAAGGGACCAACCGGGGCAAGCCATTCGATCACTACGGGAGGTTCACCGATACTTGGATCTCGTCCGATGGACAGTGGCAATGTGTGGCAAGTCACACGAATCTGACCAAGAAGCCTGCGGCGCGATAG
- a CDS encoding alpha/beta hydrolase produces MSAEDILSLPPPAADQRVAYGEDPNQFVDVRVPGGKGPFPALLNIHGGFWRAKYDLVHAGHLCEALRSAGVATFNIEYRRVGNEGGGWPGSFADIRSAYNYIRQAHGRFHLDEKRVTAMGHSAGGQLALCLAGHEPSLQSAISLAGVVDLKRTFTLHLSNDAVVEFLGGTPSEVPEHYHEADPMELRVPRARQWLLHGTKDDTVPVSFSRDYAAAKKKTGETVELIEVAQAGHFDFIDPRSEAFKNVKRAVLSAVA; encoded by the coding sequence ATGTCTGCAGAAGACATTCTGAGCTTGCCTCCGCCGGCAGCGGATCAGCGGGTGGCGTACGGTGAGGATCCGAATCAGTTTGTCGATGTTCGCGTGCCCGGTGGGAAGGGGCCGTTTCCAGCTTTGCTGAACATTCACGGTGGGTTCTGGCGTGCGAAATATGATCTGGTGCATGCCGGGCATCTGTGCGAGGCACTGCGATCGGCGGGAGTGGCAACGTTCAACATCGAGTATCGCCGGGTCGGCAATGAAGGGGGCGGCTGGCCGGGGAGTTTTGCGGATATCCGGTCTGCGTACAACTACATTCGTCAGGCACATGGGCGTTTTCATCTGGACGAAAAACGTGTGACGGCGATGGGACACTCGGCGGGCGGCCAGTTGGCCCTGTGCCTGGCGGGGCATGAACCGTCGCTGCAATCGGCGATCTCGCTGGCCGGAGTGGTTGATCTCAAACGAACATTTACGCTTCACCTGAGCAATGATGCGGTGGTGGAGTTTCTGGGCGGAACACCTTCCGAGGTGCCGGAACACTATCACGAAGCAGATCCAATGGAGCTCCGAGTGCCTCGCGCCCGGCAATGGCTCCTGCACGGAACTAAGGACGACACGGTGCCGGTATCGTTCAGTCGCGACTATGCTGCGGCGAAGAAGAAAACTGGGGAGACGGTCGAACTGATCGAGGTCGCGCAGGCCGGACACTTCGATTTCATCGATCCGCGATCAGAGGCGTTCAAGAACGTGAAGCGCGCAGTTTTGTCGGCTGTGGCGTAG
- a CDS encoding choice-of-anchor D domain-containing protein: MKNVGSQNVTIIARRKGNKNFSFGTFSVPVTVLPGASVQLPVNFAPIIAGNVKTTISIISSAPTPKLLINVSGTGVNANTATLAVSPTSLNFGNVTVGSTANLPITLTAMNGPVTISSAQINSSEFSLPGFVVPKTISTGQSLTVTAAFTPKLAGTASANLVLTSDAANSPNTVPLTGVGVAVIAHNVALTWNASQDVVIGYDVYRAATQGGSYTKINPVLDSSTSYTDSTVKSGTTYYYVVTAIDANDVESARSNEVQAVVPSP, encoded by the coding sequence TTGAAAAACGTTGGCAGTCAGAACGTGACCATCATTGCGCGGCGCAAGGGGAACAAGAATTTCTCGTTCGGTACTTTTTCGGTGCCCGTCACCGTCCTCCCTGGAGCGAGCGTGCAACTGCCGGTCAATTTTGCGCCGATAATAGCCGGGAACGTCAAAACAACGATCTCCATCATCAGCAGCGCTCCAACTCCAAAACTGCTGATCAATGTCTCGGGTACGGGCGTGAACGCAAACACAGCCACGCTCGCGGTTTCGCCCACCAGTTTGAATTTCGGCAACGTTACCGTAGGGTCCACGGCCAACCTGCCAATCACGCTGACGGCAATGAATGGACCCGTAACGATCTCGTCCGCTCAGATCAACAGTTCCGAATTCAGTCTCCCTGGATTCGTCGTCCCAAAGACCATCAGCACTGGACAGAGTCTCACCGTAACCGCGGCTTTTACTCCCAAACTCGCGGGCACCGCTTCCGCCAACTTGGTCTTGACGAGCGATGCGGCTAATTCCCCCAACACTGTTCCCCTGACTGGAGTCGGAGTCGCCGTCATCGCCCACAACGTGGCGCTTACATGGAACGCCAGCCAGGACGTCGTGATCGGCTATGACGTCTATCGCGCCGCGACTCAAGGCGGCTCGTACACAAAAATCAACCCTGTCCTCGATTCCTCGACCAGTTACACCGACAGCACCGTGAAGTCCGGCACAACTTATTACTACGTCGTAACCGCTATCGATGCCAACGATGTGGAAAGCGCTCGCTCCAACGAGGTGCAGGCAGTCGTTCCCTCTCCTTGA
- a CDS encoding amidase translates to MSKDPSPASRSRRSFLRAGIATSVVSAAVPALAAARVNGPASQASESNVIPREFELDELTIDDLQQAMQAGKYSARSLTEKYLARIQDIDKGGPRINSVIEVNPEALEIAEALDRERKDKGARGPLHGIPLLIKDNIDTADRMNTTAGSLALLGSTPLKDAFVAGQLRKAGAVILGKTNLSEWANIRSSHSTSGWSGRGGLTRNPYALDRNPCGSSSGTGAAVSANLCAAGVGTETDGSVVCPSSANGLAGMKPTLGLISRSGIIPIAHSQDTSGPMARTVRDAAILLGAMAGIDPDDKETAASSGKSQPDYTKFLDANGLKGARIGVVRKYFGFNDAVDQLMNTLIDEMKRAGADITDPADIPTLGKFDDTELLVLLYELKADLAAYLARLGESAQVKTLKDVIEFNDKHIAKEMPYFGQDMFLKAEEKGPLTSKEYLDALANNRKSTRADGIDFIMDKYKLDALVAPTGGPAWLTDLINGDHSAGGSSNAAAVAGYPNINVTAGYLYGLPVGISFFGRAWSEPTLLKIAYAFEQLTKARQKPMFLPSIPLGA, encoded by the coding sequence ATGTCCAAAGATCCGTCGCCAGCTTCCCGTTCCCGCCGCAGTTTTCTACGCGCCGGAATTGCTACCTCCGTGGTGTCTGCGGCGGTCCCGGCACTCGCCGCTGCTCGCGTGAACGGCCCTGCATCCCAGGCATCCGAGTCCAACGTGATCCCGCGCGAGTTCGAACTCGACGAACTCACCATCGACGACCTGCAACAGGCCATGCAGGCCGGAAAATATTCCGCCCGCAGCCTCACCGAGAAGTATCTCGCCCGCATCCAGGACATCGACAAAGGGGGACCTCGGATTAACAGCGTGATAGAGGTCAATCCCGAAGCTCTCGAGATCGCCGAAGCCCTCGACCGCGAACGCAAGGACAAAGGAGCTCGCGGCCCGCTCCACGGTATCCCGCTGCTCATCAAAGACAACATCGACACCGCCGACCGTATGAACACCACCGCCGGATCCCTGGCGTTACTTGGATCGACGCCGCTGAAAGATGCGTTCGTTGCCGGACAGCTCCGCAAAGCCGGAGCCGTCATCCTTGGAAAAACCAATCTCAGCGAGTGGGCCAACATTCGCAGTTCTCATTCCACCAGCGGATGGTCCGGGCGCGGCGGGCTGACTCGCAACCCCTACGCCCTCGATCGCAATCCTTGCGGATCAAGCTCGGGCACGGGTGCAGCGGTCTCTGCCAATTTGTGTGCCGCCGGTGTAGGTACCGAAACCGATGGCTCCGTGGTGTGCCCGTCGTCGGCCAACGGCCTTGCCGGGATGAAGCCTACCCTTGGCCTGATCAGCCGCAGCGGCATCATTCCGATTGCCCATAGTCAGGACACATCCGGCCCCATGGCGCGCACTGTTCGCGATGCTGCCATCCTGCTTGGCGCAATGGCCGGAATCGACCCCGACGACAAAGAAACTGCAGCCAGTTCAGGCAAGAGCCAGCCTGACTACACGAAGTTTCTGGATGCCAACGGACTAAAGGGCGCGCGCATTGGCGTCGTCCGAAAATATTTCGGCTTCAACGACGCCGTCGATCAGCTTATGAACACTCTTATCGACGAGATGAAACGTGCCGGCGCCGACATCACCGATCCCGCCGACATCCCTACTCTTGGAAAGTTCGATGACACGGAGCTTCTGGTCCTCCTCTATGAACTCAAAGCCGATCTCGCCGCTTACCTCGCTCGCCTCGGCGAGAGCGCACAAGTGAAGACCCTCAAAGATGTCATCGAGTTCAACGACAAGCACATCGCAAAAGAGATGCCCTACTTCGGCCAGGACATGTTTCTGAAAGCGGAAGAGAAAGGTCCCCTCACGTCCAAAGAATATCTCGATGCCCTCGCTAACAACCGCAAATCAACTCGCGCCGATGGCATCGACTTCATCATGGACAAATACAAACTCGACGCTCTCGTCGCCCCGACGGGCGGCCCCGCCTGGCTGACCGACCTCATCAACGGCGATCACTCAGCGGGTGGCAGTTCGAACGCCGCTGCCGTCGCCGGATATCCCAACATCAACGTCACCGCCGGATACCTCTACGGACTCCCCGTCGGCATCTCCTTCTTCGGACGCGCCTGGAGCGAACCCACCCTCCTGAAAATCGCCTACGCCTTCGAACAACTCACCAAGGCCCGCCAGAAACCAATGTTCCTGCCTTCAATCCCGCTGGGGGCGTAA
- a CDS encoding winged helix-turn-helix transcriptional regulator codes for MQPSGYQSSQFSLDSTFAALADPTRRAILARLASGEASVNELAEPFAMSQPAISKHLKVLERAGLISRGSDAQRRPRRLEARPLAEANQWLEAYRQFWEANFQRLDDLLSAMQGEMKSRSRGAKHQPRRKHFLKSRTQRGDIQ; via the coding sequence ATGCAACCGAGCGGTTATCAATCGTCGCAATTTTCCCTGGACTCCACTTTCGCCGCGCTTGCCGACCCTACCCGTCGTGCCATCCTGGCCAGGCTAGCTTCGGGCGAGGCATCCGTAAACGAACTGGCCGAGCCCTTCGCAATGAGCCAGCCCGCCATCTCCAAACACCTGAAAGTGCTGGAGCGCGCGGGCCTGATTTCGCGTGGCAGTGACGCCCAGCGCCGTCCCCGCCGACTCGAGGCCCGGCCGCTCGCGGAGGCGAATCAGTGGCTCGAAGCCTATCGCCAGTTCTGGGAAGCAAACTTCCAGCGACTCGACGACCTACTCAGTGCGATGCAGGGTGAAATGAAATCGCGCTCCCGCGGTGCGAAACATCAACCACGGCGCAAGCACTTTCTAAAATCAAGAACTCAACGAGGAGATATCCAATGA
- a CDS encoding SRPBCC family protein: MRNSETFKISTRGDRELVITREFDAPRHLVFDAFTKPELVRRWLLGPDGWTMPVCEIDLRVGGSYRYVWRHASGNEMGMGGVFREIVPPERIVSTEKFDHAWYPGEAIGTIVLTERAGKTTLTQIVAYQSAEALQEVLKSPMESGVAAGYNRLEEILSSLPGGAK, translated from the coding sequence ATGAGGAACAGTGAAACCTTCAAGATTTCCACGCGTGGCGACCGCGAACTCGTGATAACGCGCGAGTTTGACGCCCCCCGCCACCTGGTCTTTGATGCGTTCACTAAACCCGAACTCGTTCGAAGATGGCTACTCGGCCCGGATGGCTGGACGATGCCCGTTTGCGAAATCGATCTCAGAGTCGGCGGCAGCTATCGCTACGTATGGCGCCACGCCAGCGGAAATGAAATGGGGATGGGCGGCGTCTTTCGCGAAATCGTCCCGCCCGAGCGCATCGTCTCAACCGAGAAATTCGATCATGCCTGGTATCCCGGAGAGGCCATCGGCACGATCGTCCTCACCGAACGCGCCGGCAAAACCACGCTGACGCAGATCGTTGCTTACCAATCCGCGGAAGCCCTGCAAGAGGTTCTCAAGTCTCCGATGGAGTCCGGTGTAGCCGCTGGATACAACCGCTTGGAGGAGATTCTGTCCTCACTACCGGGAGGCGCCAAATGA
- a CDS encoding VOC family protein: MQKITPFLWFDGKAEDAMNFYVSIFKNSQIVKVSRCGDAGPGPKGSVMSATFQLEGQDFFALNGGPQFTFTPAISLFVNCETQAEVDELWQKLSDGGKEERCGWLKDRFGLSWQIIPSALGKLMNDPDPQKASRVMMAMLQMVKIDIAGLQRAYDGK; encoded by the coding sequence ATGCAAAAAATCACTCCCTTCCTATGGTTCGACGGTAAAGCCGAAGATGCTATGAACTTCTACGTGTCGATCTTCAAGAACTCACAAATTGTAAAAGTCTCTCGCTGCGGAGATGCCGGTCCCGGGCCGAAGGGCTCCGTCATGTCCGCTACCTTTCAACTCGAAGGCCAGGATTTCTTCGCGCTCAATGGAGGCCCGCAGTTTACGTTCACGCCCGCCATCTCACTTTTCGTCAACTGCGAAACGCAAGCAGAAGTCGATGAGTTGTGGCAAAAGCTTTCGGACGGCGGCAAAGAAGAAAGGTGCGGCTGGCTCAAGGATCGATTCGGCCTGTCGTGGCAGATTATTCCTTCAGCACTCGGCAAACTGATGAACGACCCCGATCCTCAAAAAGCCAGTCGCGTCATGATGGCTATGCTGCAGATGGTCAAGATCGATATCGCTGGCCTGCAACGCGCCTACGACGGAAAATAA
- a CDS encoding nicotinate phosphoribosyltransferase, whose translation MIVNFAERAHNHNWELDPVIRSLLDTDFYKLLMLQFIWKNYAKTKVSFSLLNRTSSVRLADMFPTREITDQLEHVRKLRFRKSELVWLAGNTFYGRRGIFQPAFLEWLENDFRLSDYQLSIHDGQFQLTFEGNWPETTMWELYALSIFDELRTRSNMKKLTEFYLDILYARAKTTLWSKIERLRGLPGLTVADFGTRRRHSFLWQEYVVKAMASNLGSGFIGTSNAFLAHKHDLEAIGTNAHEIPMVLAALCDDDEALKASQYRVLDMWQNTYDGALRIMLPDTFGTTQFLKSAPDWTADWTGQRVDSKNPYVAGDEYIEWLKARGHDPREKRLIASDSLDIDEIIGLHAYFGGTMKGGSTASDFRSAADFHDTKRWVPERRIRFSAGWGTLLTNDFRGCDPHGSRDFDPIGLICKVSEAEGRPTVKLSDNYAKALGTPSEIERYRRVFGTAGMSNIPLVA comes from the coding sequence ATGATCGTTAACTTTGCCGAGCGGGCGCACAATCACAACTGGGAACTCGATCCCGTCATCCGCTCGCTGCTCGACACCGACTTCTACAAGCTCCTGATGTTGCAGTTCATCTGGAAAAACTACGCGAAGACGAAGGTCTCGTTCTCTCTACTGAATCGCACGTCGTCGGTGCGGCTCGCCGACATGTTCCCTACCCGCGAGATTACCGACCAGTTGGAGCATGTCCGTAAGCTTCGATTTCGGAAATCAGAATTAGTCTGGCTCGCCGGCAACACGTTCTACGGACGCCGCGGCATCTTTCAGCCTGCATTCCTGGAATGGCTGGAGAACGACTTTCGCCTCTCTGACTACCAGTTGTCGATTCACGACGGCCAGTTCCAGCTCACTTTTGAAGGCAACTGGCCCGAAACCACCATGTGGGAACTCTATGCGCTCTCGATCTTCGACGAGCTGCGCACCAGGTCCAACATGAAGAAGCTGACCGAGTTTTACCTCGACATTCTCTATGCTCGGGCCAAGACCACTCTCTGGAGCAAGATCGAACGCTTGCGCGGATTGCCCGGCCTGACCGTCGCCGATTTCGGCACGCGCCGCCGCCATAGCTTTCTTTGGCAGGAATATGTGGTGAAAGCCATGGCATCGAATCTCGGCAGCGGTTTTATTGGAACGTCCAATGCTTTCCTCGCCCACAAGCACGATCTGGAAGCGATCGGAACTAATGCCCACGAAATTCCCATGGTGCTGGCTGCTCTCTGCGACGACGACGAGGCGCTGAAAGCCTCGCAATATCGCGTCCTCGACATGTGGCAGAACACTTACGACGGCGCCCTGCGCATCATGCTTCCCGACACCTTCGGCACCACGCAATTCCTGAAAAGCGCCCCCGACTGGACTGCCGACTGGACCGGTCAGCGCGTTGACAGCAAGAATCCCTACGTCGCCGGCGACGAATACATTGAATGGCTGAAGGCCCGCGGCCACGATCCTCGCGAGAAGAGACTCATCGCCTCCGACTCCCTCGACATCGACGAAATCATCGGCCTGCACGCGTACTTCGGCGGAACCATGAAGGGCGGTAGCACCGCCAGCGACTTCCGCAGTGCCGCCGATTTTCATGACACTAAGAGATGGGTGCCCGAACGCCGTATCCGCTTCAGCGCCGGCTGGGGCACTCTTCTGACCAACGATTTCCGTGGATGCGATCCGCACGGCAGTCGCGACTTCGATCCCATCGGACTGATCTGCAAAGTTTCCGAAGCCGAAGGCCGTCCCACAGTTAAACTCTCTGACAACTACGCGAAAGCCCTCGGCACCCCATCCGAAATTGAACGCTACCGCCGAGTCTTCGGCACCGCCGGCATGAGCAACATCCCACTGGTCGCGTAA
- a CDS encoding cysteine desulfurase → MRRIYLDNNATTPVLPEVLDAMRPFFTDHFGNPSSIHHHGQETRAAIEHARESVAKLLGCHTSEIVFTSGGTESDNLGIFGIAHSGDHIITSTIEHHAVMNACKRLEKKGCEVTSVPVDARGQVDPDDVKRALRPNTKLITIMTANNETGVLQPVEEIGKIAADADVYFHTDAVQAAGKIPIDVNQIACDLLTISGHKIHAPQGIGALYVRKGTKLEAMLYGGTHERQRRAGTENVPGIIGLGKAAELARAAFDRGDDRKMAALRDHLESTLRQIESTGTNGEGAPRVPNTANISFDGIEGEALVISLDLKGIAVSTGAACSSGAIEASHVLTAMGLRPHQARGSIRFSLGKQTTAEDVNYALSLVPETVARLRELSPVYNRSASPKA, encoded by the coding sequence ATGCGCCGCATCTATCTCGACAATAACGCGACCACGCCCGTGCTCCCTGAAGTTCTGGACGCCATGCGTCCCTTCTTCACCGACCATTTCGGCAACCCGTCTTCCATCCATCACCATGGACAAGAAACGCGTGCCGCCATTGAGCACGCCCGCGAGTCGGTTGCCAAGTTGCTCGGTTGCCACACGTCCGAGATCGTCTTCACCAGCGGTGGCACCGAGTCCGACAATCTTGGCATCTTCGGCATCGCACACTCTGGCGATCACATCATCACCTCGACTATCGAACATCACGCCGTGATGAACGCCTGCAAGCGTCTTGAAAAAAAGGGATGCGAAGTCACCAGCGTCCCGGTCGACGCCCGCGGCCAGGTCGATCCCGATGACGTCAAGCGAGCCTTACGCCCGAACACAAAACTCATCACCATCATGACGGCGAACAACGAGACTGGCGTCCTACAGCCCGTAGAAGAAATCGGGAAGATCGCCGCCGATGCGGACGTCTACTTCCACACCGACGCTGTCCAGGCCGCCGGAAAGATTCCGATCGATGTCAACCAGATCGCCTGCGACCTGCTGACGATCTCCGGCCACAAGATTCATGCACCGCAAGGAATCGGCGCACTCTACGTCCGCAAAGGCACCAAGCTGGAAGCGATGCTCTACGGCGGAACTCACGAACGCCAGCGCCGCGCCGGAACCGAAAACGTCCCCGGCATTATCGGCCTCGGCAAAGCCGCCGAACTGGCCCGAGCTGCCTTCGATCGCGGAGACGACCGCAAGATGGCCGCTCTGCGCGATCATCTCGAAAGCACTCTTCGCCAGATCGAATCCACCGGCACCAACGGAGAAGGCGCGCCCCGCGTACCGAATACCGCCAACATTTCTTTCGACGGAATCGAAGGCGAGGCCCTGGTGATCTCTCTGGACCTGAAAGGCATTGCTGTCTCGACCGGTGCCGCCTGTTCCTCTGGTGCCATTGAGGCCTCCCATGTCCTCACCGCGATGGGCCTGCGTCCCCATCAAGCCAGAGGCAGTATTCGCTTTAGCCTCGGCAAGCAGACCACCGCCGAAGATGTGAACTACGCGTTGTCGCTGGTACCAGAAACGGTGGCGCGACTGCGCGAGCTCTCTCCCGTTTACAATAGATCAGCAAGCCCAAAGGCCTGA
- the mnmA gene encoding tRNA 2-thiouridine(34) synthase MnmA — MLTAASTIAVAMSGGVDSSVVAAMLRADGHNVIGLTMQLWNQRRLAGHEGMPESVQGRCCSLDDVYDARRVAETIGIPYYVVNHEERFERDVVRPFVNEYLSGRTPIPCSLCNNHLKFDQLLVVARQIGADSVATGHYAQVLFDEASGRWLLKRPIDHAKDQTYFLFGLTQEQLSRTMFPLGGMTKPEVRELARKHALVIAEKPDSQEICFVPGGDYKKFLDAYLAEQGEPPLETPGEMVTTDGRVIGEHTGIHNFTVGQRKGLGVATGSPLYVLQIKGDTREVIVGNNEELYSRTLRTHRVNLISVAELHEPKRVGVKIRHRHQPAPAMIESTGPDQITVTFDDPQRAITPGQAAVFYDGDTVVGGGWIETTVISG; from the coding sequence ATGCTGACTGCTGCTTCCACCATCGCCGTCGCCATGTCCGGAGGAGTTGATTCCTCCGTGGTCGCTGCCATGCTTCGCGCCGACGGTCACAATGTCATCGGCCTGACCATGCAGCTTTGGAATCAGCGCCGTCTCGCCGGACACGAAGGCATGCCCGAGTCTGTCCAGGGACGTTGCTGTTCCCTCGACGACGTCTACGACGCCCGCCGCGTTGCCGAGACCATCGGTATCCCCTACTACGTGGTCAATCACGAGGAGCGTTTCGAGCGCGACGTTGTCCGTCCTTTCGTCAACGAGTACCTCTCCGGACGCACGCCTATCCCCTGCAGTCTCTGCAACAATCACTTGAAGTTTGATCAGCTTCTGGTTGTAGCCAGGCAGATTGGCGCTGACAGCGTTGCGACTGGGCACTACGCTCAAGTGCTGTTCGACGAAGCCTCTGGGCGCTGGCTCCTCAAGCGCCCCATCGACCATGCCAAGGACCAGACCTACTTCCTGTTTGGACTCACTCAGGAACAGCTCAGCCGAACGATGTTCCCTCTCGGCGGGATGACCAAGCCGGAAGTCCGAGAACTCGCGCGCAAGCATGCGCTCGTCATCGCCGAGAAGCCCGACTCACAGGAAATCTGCTTCGTCCCCGGCGGAGACTATAAAAAGTTCCTCGACGCCTATCTCGCCGAGCAAGGTGAGCCGCCGCTCGAAACTCCCGGCGAAATGGTCACCACCGACGGCCGCGTTATAGGAGAACACACCGGCATCCACAATTTCACCGTTGGCCAGCGAAAGGGATTAGGCGTCGCTACCGGCTCGCCCCTCTATGTCCTGCAGATCAAGGGAGACACGCGCGAGGTCATCGTCGGCAACAACGAGGAACTCTATTCGAGGACTCTGCGTACGCACCGGGTCAACCTGATTTCGGTAGCCGAGCTCCACGAGCCCAAGCGAGTCGGAGTCAAGATCCGCCATCGCCACCAGCCCGCCCCGGCAATGATCGAGTCGACCGGCCCTGACCAGATCACCGTCACTTTCGACGATCCCCAGCGCGCCATCACCCCCGGCCAGGCCGCCGTCTTCTACGACGGTGACACGGTCGTCGGCGGCGGCTGGATTGAGACCACAGTGATCAGTGGTTAG